In Glycine max cultivar Williams 82 chromosome 7, Glycine_max_v4.0, whole genome shotgun sequence, a single window of DNA contains:
- the LOC100780858 gene encoding uncharacterized protein produces the protein MAKNCGFLVCILVLVLDIAAGILGIQAEIAQNKVKDLKVWALECRDPSYEAFKLGVAASIFLVFAHAIAHLLGRCICMQSKEECQGATANRVLAVTFLILSWILLGIAFSLLILGSSANSRSRESCGISNRRFLSIGGILCFIHGLFTIGYYVSVTATRREEKRQGNSFVGHT, from the exons ATGGCCAAAAACTGTGGCTTCCTTGTCTGCATTCTTGTCTTGGTCTTGGACATTGCTGCTGGCATACTTGGAATTCAAGCAGAAATTGCTCAAAACAAG GTTAAGGACTTGAAGGTGTGGGCACTTGAGTGTAGGGATCCAAGCTATGAAGCTTTCAAGCTAGGAGTTGCTGCTTCCATTTTCTTGGTCTTTGCTCATGCAATTGCTCACTTGCTTGGTCGGTGCATTTGCATGCAATCCAAAGAAGAATGCCAAGGAGCCACAGCCAATAGGGTTTTAGCAGTGACTTTTCTCATTTTATCTTG GATATTATTAGGGATTGCTTTTTCCTTGCTGATATTAGGCTCCTCAGCCAACTCAAGATCAAGAGAATCGTGTGGGATATCAAATCGTCGGTTTCTATCCATTGGAGGGATTCTATGCTTCATTCACGGCTTGTTCACTATTGGTTATTATGTTTCTGTAACGGCAACAAGAAGGGAAGAAAAGAGGCAAGGAAACTCCTTTGTAGGCCACACTTAA